The nucleotide window CGCCCCCGGCGGCCGCGTCCCGTCCTTCTCCGCGTCCCACGCCGATCCGGGCGGAGCCGATCCTGGTCCGTCCCGGCGAGGAGGTGCGCTGGTCCCGCGCCGCCGCCGATCCCGAGGCGCGATGGACCGTCGTTCGATGCGAAGGCGGCGTCCGCAGGGAGGTCGCCGTCCTCGCCGGGGAACCCGCGCGGTTCGTTCCGGACCGGCCCGGAAGTTACGCGGCCTTTTCGGAAGGCCTGCGCGTCGCCTTCGAAGTCGTCGCGGTCGAGCTCGACTTCCCGACGCCGCGCGTCGTGGGTCCCGGCGGCGCCGTCGAGGCGCGCGTCCGATGCACGCCGCCGCTTCGCGGTTCGACGGCGGTCTGGGCGCTCAAGGGAGCCGGCTCGGTCCGATCCGAGGGGGAAACCGCACGGGCCGTCCTGAGCGATGCGGGTCGCTGCGAGCTGCAAGTCGAGGTGACCCTGCCGGCCTTGCCCGGTTGGAGGGCTTCGGCGCACGGGACGCTCGCGGCGGTTCGTCTGGCCGTGAGCCCTCCGGCCGAGAGCCCCGTGGCCGCGGGCCTGCCCTGCCGGATGCGCGCCGAGGGCGCCGAGGTTCTTCCCGAGGGCGAGCGTCTGACGTGGATCGTGGCCGGCCCGGAGGGCGCCCGCTCGGAACGCGTCGGGGCGGTCGAGGCGGCGCTTGTTTTCGAATCCGCGGGGATCCATCGGGTGCGGATCCGGGCGGGGGCGGCGGAATCCGCCGAGCGGGAGGTGGCGGTTTTCCGCGCGACGCTGCGGGATGCCGCGGGGAGCATCCTTTCGGAGATCCGCCCCGCGGCTCTGCACGGGGCGTTCGACGGGCAGGGTCGCTTCGACGAGAACGCTCCGGCGCGGCTGCCGGAGGCGGCCTGGATTGTCGTGGAAGACCCTTCGCGGGACGCGGGGAAATCCGTCTCCGTGGCGACGCGCGCACCGGACGGCGCGCTCCTGGATCCCCCCGCGGCGTATGCGCTTTCGGCGGAGGGGCGGACGCGGCCGCTCCTTTTCGTCGCGGATCCGGTGGACGACGCGGCTCCGACGGCCTGCGGACCGGACGGCGCGCCGGAAGATCCGACGCGGCGGGTCGCGCCGCAGGGGAGGGTGGAGGTGTCGTACCGGGGTCGCCTCGCGGCGGTGGTCCCCGTGGGCCCCGCGGTCGTGCACGAGATTCCGGTGCGGTTCATTCTGGAGGGGGAGGATCCCGGGGAAGAGTGGGTCCGGGCGGTGGACCGGCGGCTGGCGGAGGCGAACGTCGTATGGGAGCCCTTCGGTCGCCGTTTCGTGCGGGCGGGGCTCGAGAAAGCCGGGTCGCCGCGCGGCCTCGTTCTTCTGCGCGGCCGGGCGGCGGGGGTGGACGTGAAAGGCCGTCCGGCGCGGGTGGGGGCGTTGATCGACGGCCGGGAGCTTTCGGTGCCGGCGGCGTGGGGGGGCGGGAACTCCCTGACGCCGGCCGAGGCGGCGCGGGCGCTCGCCGAACTGGCGGCGGACGGTTCCGGAAGGCCGGAGATTTTCGAGGACCTGCTCGAGGGGGATTCGGACGCGGCGATTCTCCGGATCCGCCGCCGGGACGGACGGCCGGCGCGGGTGGAGCCCTTGGCCTCCGGGGCGGATGCAGGCCAGGCGGCCGCTCCGATCGTGGCCGGAGGCGGCGGCTGCGAGGTGGCGGTTCGAACGCGCGGCCTGAGCCTGGATGAAGCGGCGCTTCTTCTGGGAGCCCGGCCGGCGGGAGGGCGCGGGGGGGTGGACATCTTCGTCGTCGAGGATCTTCGGGCGGGGTCGGAGCGGCCCGCCTACAAGGTGTATCCCTCGTGGGCGTATCCGCCGGCGGTGGCGGGGGCGGTGGTGGCGGCCCGCCGGATCGCGGACGGTTCGGGCCGGTACCCCTACGCGCTGGCCCGTGCGCTGGGGGAGCTTTTTCTTCCCGAAGACTGGCGGCCCGCCGAGGGGGACACGCTCTTCGAGGAGCCCCTCTCCGAGGTTCCGGGGGTCCTCGCGCGCAAGCGGGTGACGTCCCGGACGGCCGCACGGATGTTCGAGCCGGAAGGGCGGGATTGACGATGTAATAAAGGAGCGCATCGGGAAGGGATCGGGACTTGGCCAAACCGGACGTTCTGCTCATCCTGGGGTACGTAGGAATCGCCGCGATCATTTTCGCGGCCCTGATGATCTCTCAGGGGACGCCGCAGGAGATCTGGTCGTTCGAGGGTTTCCTGGTGGCGTTCGGCGGGGCGATCGTGGGCACGGCGGCGGCGCTTTCGAAGGAGGAGCTGCGGGAAGCGGTTCAGGCGCTCAAGGTCGCCTTCACGGTGCGGGACTACGAATACGAGCGCCTGATCGGAGACTTCGTCGCGTACGCGGGGATCAGCCGGCGCGACGGGCTTCTGGGTCTGGAGAAGGTGCTGCCGGACATTTCCGACGGATTCCTCAGCCGGGCCGTGCAGATGGCGATCGACGGCGTGGAGCCCGACACGGTGGAGGAGCGCCTGTCGGTGGAGATGGCGACGCTCGAGGAGCGCCATTCGCGCAGCCGGGCCGCCTTCGATTCCCTGGCGACGATGTCGCCGGCCTTCGGGATGATCGGAACGATCCTGGGGCTGGTGCTCGTGCTCAAGTCGCTGGACGATCCTTCGCAGCTCGGACCGCGGATGAGCGTGGCGCTTCTGAGCACGTTCTACGGGGTGGTGGCGTGTTACGCGCTCTGGACGCCCATCGTGCGGAAGCTCGAGCGCAAGCACCGCCACGAGGTGCTCTACCGGCAGATGATCGTGAAGGGGATCGTGTGGCTCCAGACGGGCGATTCGCCGCGGAGCATCGAGGCGAAGCTCCGCGCGTTCCTGCGCGAGAAGCGGGCGTGAGGGGGCGAAAGGCGCTGCGATGGGCCGGCCGCTGAAGCTTTTCGTGGGATCCGGACCGGCGCGCGACGAGACGGAAGTCCGCTGGCTCATCTCGTACTCCGACTTCATGATGCAGCTCGTGTGCCTGTTCCTTCTCCTTTATGCGTCCACGGCGCTGGCGCCCGAGATGCGGCGGCGGACGGCGCGGGCGTATCGGGCGGCGCGGGGTTTGGGGGAGCCGCCGGTGCGGGAGGGCGCGGGACGGGGGGTGCGTCCGGGGGAGACGGGGCGGACGCTGGTGGGCGGATCTTCGGCGGCCGAGGCGCCGTCGGGGGCGCGCTGGAGGGTGGCGGAACGGGCGGGGGAATGGCTGGCTTCGTTCGACGGGCCGGCGTTCGGACGGGGTTCGGTCGTTCCGAGTCCGGAGCTGAGGCGCGCGCTGGTCGAGATCGCGGGGCGGGTGGGGCCGCGGGGCGGCCTGGTCACGGTGACCGCCTGGGCCTCGGCGGAGGAGGGCGGGATGGCGGCGGCGCTGGAGCGGGCGGGGGCGGCGTCGGAAATTCTCGTCGGGGAGGGGGGACTGGATCCGAGGTTCCTCCAGAGCGCGGGCGCGCTCGGCGGCGCCGCGGAGGCGGGGCGCCTGGAGGTTCGGGCCCGCGCCCGGTGAGCCATGACGTCGCGCCGCGGCGTTCTTCCGGGGGCGGCGGGAGCGCCGGTCCGGGACGAGGATCAGATCCGCTGGCTCATCTCGTATTCGGACTTCATGATGCAGCTTGTGTGTCTTTTCATCCTGCTCTATGCGGCGGCCTTTGTGGGGCGGTCCCGGGAGCGGGCGCGGCCGCCGGAGCCGCCGGCGCTCCTGCGGGAGCTGGAGCCTATCCTCCGGCGGCTGCCGGAGGGGGGACGGATCCGGATTCTGCCGGAGGCCGGCGGGTTCCGGGTGCGGCCGGGGGCGGCGCTTTTTGCGGAAGGCGGGGAGGAGCTGACGGCGGAGGGGAAGGCGCTCGTGGACGCGGCGGCGGCGCTCGTGGCGCCGTTCGCGGGCCGCGCGGAGGAGCTGGAGGTCGTCGGCCACGCGGCGCCGGGGGAGCCGGAGGCGGAGCGGCTTTCGCGCGCGCGGGCCCGCAAGGCCTGGGAGTGGGCGACGCGGGCGGGGGCTCCCGGGCGTCTGCCGGGCGGGCGTCTGCGGGCGGCGGGGCGGGGGGCCCACGAGCCGTCGGCCGACGGTCTGGATCCGGCGGCGCGGGCGCTCAATCGGCGGGTGGAGTTCGTCGTGCGGTGGGGCGCCTCGTCGGATCAGACGAGATAGCCCCAGGTCTGAAGCAGGTCTCCGTCGCGGCGCCAGCGTTCGCCGATATCGGTCCGGTAGAACATGTTCGGGATGACGACGTTCCGGACGCGGTGGTAGGCCTCCTTGCGGGCGTCCTCGACGGTGGGGCCGGAGCCCGTGATGACGAGCGCATATCCGGAGTTCCCCGCCAGGCGCCAGTCGCCGTCGACGAGCTTGATGTCGCAGGGGTGGACCCCTTCCCGCATTTCCTTCTTGAAGAGGACCACGGCGTCCTCGGAGTACTTGCGGAAGGCGTCGGGGTCCACGAAGGGGAAGGGGGGCACCGCGACGACGACGGCGATCTGGAAGCCGCGCTTGACGCGCAGCTCGGGAGATTCCCCGCGGGCCAGAGCCAGGAGAAACTCGCCCCACTTCGAGAGCACGCCTTCGATCTGGAGGTTGATCGTGGGATATCCGAAGCGGCTGGTGAATTCCAGAGGATAGATGCCCCGGGCGTTGGCGATCGTGTTGATGTCGATGTAGCCCACGTAGCCGCGGAGGCGGTCCTTCATCCGGCCGAGGGTTTCGCGGAAGAGGCGGTTCTCGCCGGCCCAGAGGCCGAGCGTTCCCATCTCGCCGGTCGAGGGCCCGATGTCGTCGTTGAACATCCGTTTGTGTTCGAAGTTGACGAGGGCGGGCAGGATGAAGTCGGTGCCGTTGAAGAAGGCGCCCACGGCGACCTCGACGCCGGAGACGTACTTCTGGATCTGGAAGCTTTTGATCTTGGTGGACCAGCCCTTGCGGTAGCGCTCCAGGAGGGTGAGGAGGTCGCGTCCGTCGTCCTCCTGGCCGACGAAGGAGAGGACCTTTTCGTTCTGGGCGCGGCCGCTGGGCTTGACGACGTAGCGGTCGGGGTTGGCGCGGAGGAAGGCGGCGGCCTCGTCGAACGACGTGAAGTCCCAGCTCGGCAGCGTGGTCATCCCGGCGGCCTTCATTTCGGACTGGCCGAAATCGCGGTCGTTTTCGAGGCGGTCGGAGGTGCGGGTGCCGCCGACGACGGGCTTGCCCTCGCGGCGGAGTTTCTCGGCGGCCTCGCCGAAGTCGGAGTCGTCGAAGACGACGACGTCGGCCCAGTCCTTGTGGTCCTCCCAGGCGTCGACCTTTTCGAGCAGGCCGTCGGCGACGTCCTTATCGGCGCGGGAGAGGATCGCGTAGCGGACGGCGTGGCCTTCCTGGAGGACCTGGAGGGCGAGGTCGTGGATGAGGCCGAGGCGGGAGACGAAGAGGAACTTGGAAGGGGCGGCGCCCATGAGCCGTCGGTTCTCCGGTCGATGTTTCCAGGGTCATGATACCGGACCGGCGAGCGGAAGGGGCGAAGAATCGGCGGCGCGGGGGGCTTCGAGGAGAGGGGCGGCGGGGCTTCGGAGGCGGCGTTCGGGAGCGGTTTCGCCGGGCTGGAAGAGGTATTCGCCGCGCGGGAGGCTGGCGAAGGCCCGGAAGGCGTCCGCGTCGCGGCGTCCCTCGAAGTCGGCGGCGACGACGAGGCCTTCCTCGATCCACACGCGGGCCACGCGGCCTTCGAAGTTGAGGACGAGGAGTCCGCTGCGGGGCGGCGCGGCGAGGGAGGCGAAGACGGCGGCCAGGGGGGCGTCGCGGAGCGAGCCCGAGGGGGGCGCGGCAGGAGCCTGGAGCCAGTCGGGGGCGAGTTCGGGGGCGGCGGCCAGGGCGTCGCGGGCGCGGAGCGCCGCGCGGGGGTCGTCGCGGAACGGTTCCAGGAGCGTTTCCGCGGTTCTCCGGAGGGCCGTGCGGGTGTCGGGCGGGGCGTCGCGGTGCAGGGCGGCCAGGGCGCGGAGGGCCTCCAGGGCGCGTTCGAAGCGGAGGCGTCCCGCGGGGACGGCGGGCTCGTCGGGCGTCGGGGCGGGGCCGGCGGCGGCGGGGTCCTCCTCCTCGTTGACGCCGATGCGCAGGACGTGCTGTTCGCGCAGCCGGAGGTTGATCCGGCGG belongs to Planctomycetota bacterium and includes:
- a CDS encoding MotA/TolQ/ExbB proton channel family protein, with product MAKPDVLLILGYVGIAAIIFAALMISQGTPQEIWSFEGFLVAFGGAIVGTAAALSKEELREAVQALKVAFTVRDYEYERLIGDFVAYAGISRRDGLLGLEKVLPDISDGFLSRAVQMAIDGVEPDTVEERLSVEMATLEERHSRSRAAFDSLATMSPAFGMIGTILGLVLVLKSLDDPSQLGPRMSVALLSTFYGVVACYALWTPIVRKLERKHRHEVLYRQMIVKGIVWLQTGDSPRSIEAKLRAFLREKRA
- a CDS encoding flagellar motor protein MotB, with amino-acid sequence MGRPLKLFVGSGPARDETEVRWLISYSDFMMQLVCLFLLLYASTALAPEMRRRTARAYRAARGLGEPPVREGAGRGVRPGETGRTLVGGSSAAEAPSGARWRVAERAGEWLASFDGPAFGRGSVVPSPELRRALVEIAGRVGPRGGLVTVTAWASAEEGGMAAALERAGAASEILVGEGGLDPRFLQSAGALGGAAEAGRLEVRARAR
- a CDS encoding OmpA family protein, which produces MTSRRGVLPGAAGAPVRDEDQIRWLISYSDFMMQLVCLFILLYAAAFVGRSRERARPPEPPALLRELEPILRRLPEGGRIRILPEAGGFRVRPGAALFAEGGEELTAEGKALVDAAAALVAPFAGRAEELEVVGHAAPGEPEAERLSRARARKAWEWATRAGAPGRLPGGRLRAAGRGAHEPSADGLDPAARALNRRVEFVVRWGASSDQTR
- a CDS encoding phosphoribosylamine--glycine ligase; this translates as MGAAPSKFLFVSRLGLIHDLALQVLQEGHAVRYAILSRADKDVADGLLEKVDAWEDHKDWADVVVFDDSDFGEAAEKLRREGKPVVGGTRTSDRLENDRDFGQSEMKAAGMTTLPSWDFTSFDEAAAFLRANPDRYVVKPSGRAQNEKVLSFVGQEDDGRDLLTLLERYRKGWSTKIKSFQIQKYVSGVEVAVGAFFNGTDFILPALVNFEHKRMFNDDIGPSTGEMGTLGLWAGENRLFRETLGRMKDRLRGYVGYIDINTIANARGIYPLEFTSRFGYPTINLQIEGVLSKWGEFLLALARGESPELRVKRGFQIAVVVAVPPFPFVDPDAFRKYSEDAVVLFKKEMREGVHPCDIKLVDGDWRLAGNSGYALVITGSGPTVEDARKEAYHRVRNVVIPNMFYRTDIGERWRRDGDLLQTWGYLV
- a CDS encoding DUF4388 domain-containing protein, producing the protein MGQIRLHPAGTPQVARIVAALHHAVAAYLERHPALVLTQTPRGILVNGRPPASRDFATVTLQASLQSLFLEAGIRSVFFHPGVGPEETAAFLQALAHRFWDLRDPRRINLRLREQHVLRIGVNEEEDPAAAGPAPTPDEPAVPAGRLRFERALEALRALAALHRDAPPDTRTALRRTAETLLEPFRDDPRAALRARDALAAAPELAPDWLQAPAAPPSGSLRDAPLAAVFASLAAPPRSGLLVLNFEGRVARVWIEEGLVVAADFEGRRDADAFRAFASLPRGEYLFQPGETAPERRLRSPAAPLLEAPRAADSSPLPLAGPVS